The sequence GCTGGGATGTGTGGCCACTCTTATTTTTACAACTCTGAAATGGAGGAGTGTCAAGCTTGTACAGAATGTGATTCTCAGCCAATGATATCCCCATGCTCAGCGGTGAGTGATGCAGTGTGTGCCAACCCATCCGAAAGTAAACTCTCTCTTTCCTGGTCAGGAAGTGTCTACCTTCCTAAGGGTAGTGAGCTTACCGATAAGCAACTTCACATCCGTGGGAACAGCGACGGACGCCTTCTTTCTTGCACGGATGGTTGGATAGTCCTCCACCAGCATGGGCTTGTTTGGGTTGACCATAACCTTGCTTTAAAACATGGCTGCCGCAGCTTTGTTCAAGCGTGTTTACGACTGAATGCCAGTGAAGATGGAGGTCGGGATTTGAGTGGTATGCGTTTGGAGCAGCGGGACACCAGGTCTCTCCAAAGCGCCAGTGTGAGTGGAGCCACGGCCGTGGAGCCGGGACACATACTTTACCTTTCACTCAAGAGTGCCACCAACCAGTGTAGCCAAAACAATGATGAAGTACACCTTCAGAGCAGCCTATTGTCACCTTTCAGTCTGCTCTGGTTGTCCCATGACACAGGTGCAGTGGCTATGACTGCCCAGGCCGTTGCCTCTGCACATTACCACACCAACTACCGTCCTGCCTTCCGAACTTCATCCATCTCTGACCCCTATGTGGTCAGTCTGACCCATGACAATCGCGGGGTGCGCTTCAGGGAAAGTGGCACTGTGAAGTTTGTCCTTCAGCAAGCATTGTACTCCATGGGTCAAGCCTGCATCTCAGAGGGTTTCTACTTACTTGCATACCTGAACCGCAATGGGAGCAGTGCCGAGCTGACTCGTGCATTCAAGCCTGGCGTTCACTACAGAGACACATCCATATCTCTGTCAGCTGCCACCACTGTGGATTCTGGAGATATGCTCACCTTCGAGATCCTCGCACCTACACAGTGCAACGTTCGCTACTTTGGCGATGACTCTGGGATTAGCATCCTCAGTCTTCTTTGGATCCCTTCTTCGATGTCCACAGCCTTGTCAGCTTCTGTGTCCAGAAAAGGTCTTCCTACAGGTGCAGTTAGGAATAAGGCCTTGTTCTTCCATCAAATGACTACATCAGTTAAACAGGTTGCACTTACTGGAACCAAAGATCACAGAGACTTCATCTTTCGGGAAGCGGGGACAGCTAGCGTGGCCTTAGATCTTCGGCTTATCCATTCTTGCAGTTTGATCAAACTCACCTTGCTTCAGCAGAAtgggtctcaggggattgaaccAGCTCCTGTAGCTCAACAAATTGGTGGGCAAATGCCAGAGGGAAGTTTGTGGGCAAGTGTGGGACTGAGGGTATCGTTTCAGGTGCGTAACGGCACTGTAATCTTTGCTATAGTGGATTGTGTGAGGGGGCGTATTAAC is a genomic window of Danio aesculapii chromosome 2, fDanAes4.1, whole genome shotgun sequence containing:
- the si:ch211-252f13.5 gene encoding uncharacterized protein si:ch211-252f13.5, producing MESQRFLLLVCLTMCGRDIESASEMCTGAHCQRLPDHQSRSPHVQNRYSIYAPRRPSVPYTVIHPSRTGSQRENPRTITAEVLNPQGGCTGGGCHGSQRPANNHTKECKGIGCKLPVRMRQDAKQHSCVGDACSTGSDVGRSRLSFVHMQDRAEQVSVEFPELGTRGGPSTGIQLTCDIKPGTNEVNSEDALVLHLHLAKGQDKLVAELQGQQEGVKQIQSTLREQQSALLAHQREILDQQRIMFEKMEEVKTQYSRLLDSVKHLTVVSPHGGNLEGLQSQVRTYSQEAFAMHKMNMDASVTDADRPLIGCGSCQTDEYCDFSAEKSRCEKCTVCPPGFFLVAQCSTHADRICQDRDECLEIPNLCKEHNQCLNTPGGFRCSDMTERQAAAGMCGHSYFYNSEMEECQACTECDSQPMISPCSAVSDAVCANPSESKLSLSWSGSVYLPKGSELTDKQLHIRGNSDGRLLSCTDGWIVLHQHGLVWVDHNLALKHGCRSFVQACLRLNASEDGGRDLSGMRLEQRDTRSLQSASVSGATAVEPGHILYLSLKSATNQCSQNNDEVHLQSSLLSPFSLLWLSHDTGAVAMTAQAVASAHYHTNYRPAFRTSSISDPYVVSLTHDNRGVRFRESGTVKFVLQQALYSMGQACISEGFYLLAYLNRNGSSAELTRAFKPGVHYRDTSISLSAATTVDSGDMLTFEILAPTQCNVRYFGDDSGISILSLLWIPSSMSTALSASVSRKGLPTGAVRNKALFFHQMTTSVKQVALTGTKDHRDFIFREAGTASVALDLRLIHSCSLIKLTLLQQNGSQGIEPAPVAQQIGGQMPEGSLWASVGLRVSFQVRNGTVIFAIVDCVRGRINQIAYDAGSSISILWAAA